A single Vicugna pacos chromosome 15, VicPac4, whole genome shotgun sequence DNA region contains:
- the UCN gene encoding urocortin produces MRLAGRAALLAALLLLAQLRPGSSQWNLRTAAAGVQDPSLRWSPRTRNHGGGARALLLLLAERFPRRAGQGGWGPGIAGERPRRDDPPLSIDLTFHLLRTLLELARTQSQRERAEQNRIIFDSVGK; encoded by the coding sequence ATGAGGCTGGCGGGACGCGCGGCGCTGCTGGCTGCGCTGCTGCTCCTGGCGCAGCTGCGCCCGGGGAGCAGCCAGTGGAACCTGAGGACGGCGGCGGCCGGGGTCCAGGACCCGAGTCTGCGCTGGAGCCCCAGGACGCGGAACCACGGTGGTGGGGCCCGCGCGCTCCTCTTGCTGCTGGCGGAGCGCTTCCCGCGCCGCGCCGGACAAGGCGGATGGGGACCCGGGATCGCAGGCGAGCGGCCGCGACGGGACGACCCTCCACTCTCCATTGACCTCACCTTCCACCTGCTGCGGACCCTGCTGGAACTGGCGCGGACGCAGAGTCAGCGGGAGCGCGCCGAACAGAACCGCATCATATTCGACTCGGTGGGCAAGTGA